The proteins below come from a single Candidatus Campbellbacteria bacterium genomic window:
- a CDS encoding DUF87 domain-containing protein — protein sequence MEGNKNIQNKSILYNRFLAFVLFILALILLHYIFNGSILPSPETKNLWFYSGIFMIGFSILYIEPYYTSPRNVITNVIPLLLILFAIRPFFNQDIIWWCAVIILSLLLLSSILALTFEDKEKSGNHKNNKISNALKNLVVLVGQGKILYSAVFLFFLYDLPKNGYTLILLILWAAILLIDPKKFHNSFSLDIKKSDKNQIGKIFGVQSKKIFLVKLFEDRQSIRKFDLVQFKYSMQGSNDIIITGIIFDTYLLDQERWIKVLQLNNGIQKEPNLEKNVVYKISDNIKNREKELKIDDFVGVVIDGSNIGKIKFEYSKKKEDLQEGDLLELNIGDEKLFYQVVSGTTHKERLEARNEMGFIEGEAIQLGEWCDDELSFQKYGWVPPINTPIFMADTSDTKVNKFSYPDYKLGSIPKTSLPSVINLDEAISHHTALLGVTGSGKSFLAHEIINKIKADTKVICVDFNKEFITTLTPAPSNIIKDAEAKQIAEKINWINSELEKFSNQQDKGRIKKEQGEINKILKKEIELFFDDTSSNIKVFELPDLSNTTGILDYTRYFFKVLFEIAKERQRIKNPIKTCVVLEEAHTIIPEWNFMGSSDKTSQSLVNSIGQIALQGRKYGIGFLVIAQRTANVSKTVLTQCNTVICFQAFDETSFSFLGNYVGKEMVQTLPNLKQYHAIITGKAVKSNIPMIIDLKRS from the coding sequence ATGGAAGGCAATAAGAACATTCAAAATAAATCAATACTTTATAATAGGTTTTTAGCCTTTGTCCTTTTCATACTTGCCCTTATATTACTGCATTATATATTTAATGGTTCTATCCTGCCCAGCCCTGAAACAAAGAATCTTTGGTTTTATTCAGGAATTTTTATGATTGGGTTCTCAATTTTATATATTGAGCCATATTACACTTCTCCACGCAATGTAATTACAAATGTCATTCCGCTATTACTTATTCTATTTGCTATTCGCCCATTTTTTAATCAGGATATTATATGGTGGTGTGCCGTTATCATACTGTCCTTACTTCTCTTATCATCAATTCTTGCTCTTACCTTTGAAGATAAAGAAAAAAGTGGGAATCATAAAAATAATAAAATATCAAATGCTTTAAAAAATCTAGTGGTTCTTGTCGGACAAGGCAAAATTTTATATTCTGCAGTTTTTCTTTTTTTCTTATATGATTTACCTAAAAATGGCTATACTCTCATATTACTTATTTTGTGGGCAGCAATATTGTTGATAGATCCAAAAAAGTTTCATAATTCATTTTCTCTAGATATTAAAAAATCAGATAAAAATCAAATCGGCAAAATTTTTGGAGTACAATCCAAAAAAATATTTTTGGTTAAATTGTTTGAAGACAGGCAAAGCATTAGAAAATTTGATTTGGTTCAATTCAAATATTCTATGCAAGGTTCAAATGATATAATCATAACTGGAATTATTTTCGATACATATCTATTAGATCAAGAAAGATGGATAAAAGTATTACAACTTAATAATGGAATCCAAAAAGAACCTAATCTTGAGAAAAATGTTGTTTACAAAATATCTGACAATATTAAAAACAGGGAAAAAGAGCTTAAAATTGATGACTTTGTCGGAGTTGTGATTGATGGCTCAAATATAGGAAAAATTAAGTTTGAATATTCAAAAAAGAAAGAAGATCTGCAAGAAGGAGATTTGTTAGAATTAAATATTGGTGATGAAAAACTTTTTTATCAAGTAGTAAGTGGAACAACACACAAAGAGAGACTTGAGGCACGAAATGAAATGGGTTTCATTGAGGGAGAGGCTATTCAGCTTGGGGAATGGTGTGATGACGAACTTTCATTTCAAAAATATGGTTGGGTTCCACCAATAAATACACCCATATTTATGGCCGATACATCTGATACAAAAGTTAATAAATTTTCTTACCCTGATTATAAACTAGGAAGTATTCCAAAAACTAGTTTGCCATCGGTAATCAATTTAGATGAGGCTATAAGTCATCATACGGCATTATTAGGAGTAACTGGGTCAGGTAAATCATTCCTTGCGCATGAAATTATCAATAAAATTAAAGCAGATACAAAAGTTATTTGTGTTGATTTCAATAAAGAATTTATCACAACACTTACCCCTGCACCTTCAAATATCATAAAGGATGCTGAAGCCAAACAAATTGCAGAGAAAATAAACTGGATAAATAGTGAATTAGAAAAGTTTTCTAACCAACAAGATAAAGGCAGGATAAAAAAAGAGCAAGGGGAAATAAACAAGATTCTTAAAAAAGAAATAGAATTATTTTTTGATGACACAAGTAGTAATATCAAAGTTTTTGAATTACCAGATCTAAGCAACACAACTGGAATTTTAGACTACACAAGATACTTCTTTAAAGTCCTTTTTGAAATAGCCAAAGAAAGACAAAGGATAAAAAACCCTATAAAGACTTGTGTAGTTCTTGAAGAAGCCCATACAATCATCCCAGAATGGAACTTCATGGGAAGTAGTGATAAAACATCACAAAGTTTAGTGAATAGTATTGGTCAGATAGCATTACAGGGTAGAAAATACGGTATTGGCTTTCTTGTGATAGCGCAAAGAACTGCCAATGTTTCAAAAACTGTTTTAACTCAATGTAATACTGTTATTTGTTTTCAAGCATTTGATGAAACAAGTTTTTCTTTTTTGGGCAACTATGTTGGAAAAGAAATGGTACAGACACTTCCAAATCTAAAACAATACCATGCAATTATAACAGGTAAAGCAGTTAAATCTAATATTCCAATGATTATTGATTTAAAAAGAAGTTAG